The DNA region CTGAAATcacattttctctgtatttgaCTGTCTCCTTTATTACCATATATGATTAAAAGATTATTGTTAGGCTTATTTATCATTGTATCCCCAGTACTTGAAAGATCCTGACACATACgaaaatgctatataaatgtttgttgaaagaataaacaaCTGTTTAATAACAATGAAAAGTCCTAATTCAGTTATAATTTAGGACAGAGGGGAATTGCTCTTACTCTTTTGAatcttcaaaacatttttgtAGAGTTCCATCACTTTCCAGTCTGTCTGCAAAATGTTTTAACTCCTCAGAAAGAGAAGATGCTAGAGAGAGTAAAATAATGtcataaaatagaaagaatataaattttcacaaTGAGCTAACAAAGATACTTAAGGTATTCTTAGGTCTAGAAAACACCTTCTAGTGTTCTGTTACATTCTGGCCTTCTCATTCACTCAAAAAAGTAGTCCAAGTATGCagaaaaatattgtctattttcTCTACGATATATAGAAAAAATGGAAGATAACTTCTTCATGTCATTTTTTAAGTGGTTTTATACTTGACTAGTGAAAAAGGAGTTAAACAGGTATATAAGTACTgataacttcatttttttcaagaGACATGAACTCCTGGTACTAGAAGGAAAAGCATTACAGAAGTCAGGAAATAGGCAAGAGTGTAATGAGACATAATGatggcaaataaaaaaatacatgcacacaGGGAGAGATGGCTCATGCTTATCTACAATCCCAATGAATtgaaaggctaaggcaggaagatcccaagtttgaggccctcccaacaacttagtgagaccctgtctcaaaataaaaaataaaaagggttggggatatggctcagtggttaagctaccctgggttcaatccaaaaaaacaaacaaataaacaaacaaaaaaaaaaacatgtgctCAAGGAAAAAACAGGTCTCTGCTAGACTTGAAAGAGCCTACTGTAACAGGTGAAGAAAGTGAAGGGGAAATGTTAATTATCCATCAAGCTAACCCGGATGTGTCTACTCTAATTATGGTGCAATTCTGAGATAAACAATCTCTGCTGACAAGTAAATCTGAGTATTTtctaggtctttttaaaaatgaagtaccAGGTTCAAAGCTCACTCATCTATTCTTAGTAACTTACCTTTTGCTCTAAAACTTTCAAGACTGAAGCCTTTAGTGTTCCTTAGGAAAGGTTCAAGTTTCTGtaccgagaactaaaaaagaaaagttttttcagtataacaacaaaaaaatttccaGGCCAGTcctatagctttgtaatgtttaataaatataaactaaatatgatttaattttttcacCTAAGACTTTTCATATGAACAGAATAAGTCAGGAATAAAACACTTTGTTACTCAGACTACACATtttaactcagaaaaaaaatcatttaattcaCACAAATTATTTGCTTCTCTAAACTGCCATAAGCACCAGTGAACCATAGCATAAACAATATaattaggggctgaggttgtggctcagaggaagaatgCTCgattagcatgcttgaggcactgggttcaatcctcagcaccacataaaaataaaataaaggtattatgtccacctacaactaaaaaataaatattaaaaaaataattaaacaacaaAACTATATGACATATATCATATATTGGTTTAGCATGTAATCATACCTCCAATGTTTGTAATAACTTCAACTTTTACCTCTACCCACTTTAAATTCCCATCACTTGTTGTCAGTGGGCAAAAGATACTGTACTGGGGAAATCTGTTAGCTGCTCAGTTAGTACAGCAGCAACAATGAGACTAGTATAGAGAATTTGGTCCAAAAAGAACATGCTGCTGGGGTTACATCTGGCTTTTACATTAATCTCAACCTGAGGAAAACATCTTTTAATCAGTTCATTGCGTACTAATATCTCTGAAGTTGGAACAATAACAgttgaaacaacaaaaaagttgaaagcaTTTCCCAATCTCAAGAATCTCACCTGAAAACTTGAAAGCAGGAGAGCACCAAGCCGTTTGCTTTCTGCTAAGTCAACACTGATGGACCTGCTGAGCTCTAAGATAAAATATCACCACATTTAAGGAAATGCATACTTACACAGCCagcaaagtaaacaaaataaaaatttcctccctTGATGCAATCCAACTTAAAGCAAGAAGGAGCTTTCTCTGATTAAAGGGAGAATTCTAATTCTTCCAGAATCCTAGAGGAATGAAGTTTTCCTATTTGTATATCCAAActtaaaaaaagttataaatatcTTTCTTAGGTATTacattaaacttttattttgttaaataaggtagatataaaataactttttataattcattttcacCAAAGAAAGCAGATGAGAACCTTTGAGCATTTTTATATGACAGGCACTGCAAGGTGCTTTAAAGACATTAAGAGTCTTCTTATAAATTCCACAAGCTCCATTTTAGAAATGGGGAAACTGAAGTGATTTGTCTGAAATCAGAGACTGGAGGAGTCATGATTCAAACCCAAATCTATCACCCAAATCAGTGTTTTACCCACTAGGTGCCATGCTGTCTCCCTAAAATGACCTACTCAACATGAAGAGCTAACACCTATTGAACACTTGctatataaaaagcattttattaaaTGCCATGTATACCTCATTAAACTTAGAGGCAAGTATCTTATCAATTCCATCTAATGAAAGATAATGCTAAGGAACAAAGCTGGGTAACAGATAATTTACTCAAGGTCACATAGTGAGTTATGAGATCACATTGACTGGACGCTTTCCATAATTATGCCATTGATTCCTCAACTGCaaaatattgttaattttaattattttcatttaaaaataattatatagagctggggatatagctcagttggaagagtgcttgccttgcatgtgtaaggccctgggttcaatccccagcaccacaaaaaaaaataaataaaaacaattatatagctgagtgtggtggtgcacacctgtaatcccagtgattcaggaggctgaggcaggaggattgaaagttgaaggccagcctcagcaacttagcaggaccctgtctcaaaatttaaaaaaagactgaggatatagcccagtggtaaagtgcccctgggttcaagtcccagtatcaaaacaaaacaaaacaatttatataGCCAAGGATGTCTGCTTTGAGAATTATGAGAGCTACATGTCTTTTTGCCCTCCAGCTTTAgcttgccattttttaaaattctcaacaCTCCTCTCTTGATTCTTACTATTGCTAGTCAAGAAAAATAGGATTCTTTCTGCTTGTAACCAAGGAAACCTGGCAGGTGGCCAGGAACAACCAGAAAATAAGCAATCTTATTACATTGGTGATTTCCTGTTATACAGAGTTTTAAGTCTAAAAATGCTCTGGAATTAAATGAAGTTAGGGGTAATCCTAAGGAACTACTAATGTTTTCTTGGCACATCTAGAGAATAAAGTACATGGGCattgaattggcagcaattttctgaTGTGTTAAATGGCTGTTTTTATCCAGTTTCCTTCTATACATCAGACCACTTGGATGGTAgttatctctatttatttatttatttatttattttgctgtactgggaattgaacccaggatgctctaccacttagctacattcctaccctttacttattattttgagacagagtttcactaagttgccaaggatggcctcaaacttgccatcctcctgccttggctgaGATTTTaagtgtgccaccacgcctggctggaTGGTGATATCTTAAAGTATTTATAATAGCTTAACATTTGAGATATTACTCCATTCCAAGTACATATATACTATGTTATACATCAACTCATTTAGTTCTCATACAGTCCTATAAGATAGGTATTATTTCACTCCCAGTTTACTGGCAAGGACCTTAAGGCAAaggaggttaagtaatttgctcaATTCCATACTAGATTTTCcatattatattctgtattttgatGCTCGGATATAAATTCACACAAAACAACATTCAAATATGGTATCCTTAAGAACtacattttcattcattcttttcttttttggtgtagGGGATTGAGCCCAATACCTCATGATCTTTAGCgaacacttcaccactgagctacacctcagtccAGTCTAGATTTTTTTATGTGTATCTTCACTTTTGAGTTTTTTCCTTAGTTATAAAGGCTAAAATCAGGTATTAACCCATCCAACTTCTGTTCCACTTTAGGTATGAGGCGAAAGATACTGGAAAAACTCTTTAATGCCTATCATCTGAGCAGGGGATAAGTGTTGAATAATTAGCAATCAATCAGAATATGTACATGGTGGCTCATATGACATAAACATCAATAATACTAAATACTTAATAGGTCTGACATCAGAATTTATAAACAAAGAACATCCTTACACAGTAGGTattattgtctccattttataggtgaggaactGAGGCTCAAAAAGGTGAAGTGATTTGCTCAGTCACATAGCTAAAAAGAAGCAAAGTCAAGTCTATTCTGTTATACTTTGTCATTCCTGTCCTTCCTCACTGCCTCTTATCTGAGCTGGAACCTGTTTTATGTACATAGCACCCCACCTGTGATGCCCTGATGGAAGGGAGGCAGTGACTTCCGTCGGTTTATTTCATTCATACTTGCTCGACGCCAGGATCGTCTCCTGTCTCGATGATGGACAGACTGTTCTTGAACGGACAAATGAAGGGACCTCAACTGAAGTCCTTCCTGGTAGCTGACATCAGAACTTTCCCCTTTTTCTGGGCTAGAGCCAAGGTGAATTCTTTCCTTTGCTTGAGTCATCTCCAAGGAGACAGATGATTTAGTAAACACTTCCACAGGGTTGAAACTTGATTGCAATTGATGATCATGTATCACTGGTTTCTCTTCTAGCATTTGttataaaaaagtcaaaatacaaaatcaaaccCATCACAACTAAGTATATgagcaaaaagaaggaaaaaagaaaacctgcccCTACACAGAGGCATACGCCTGTGGTCCTAACTATTTGAGCAGctatttgggagcctgaggcaggaggatcaacagagcccaggagtttgggcCAGCCTGAGCACAGTAAGATGCAAGaagaagatgaaagaagaaagaagagagaagagggaggaggaggaagagaaaaaggagaagaagggggtgtgtgtggagaaaagaaaaggaggaaaatgcaCTCAGATCATGGAAACACTGAGGAAGCATTTCTGCAAATACATGAATGTGACAATAAA from Ictidomys tridecemlineatus isolate mIctTri1 chromosome 5, mIctTri1.hap1, whole genome shotgun sequence includes:
- the Dsn1 gene encoding kinetochore-associated protein DSN1 homolog isoform X1; this translates as MTSVTESDIIKEEKPVIHDHQLQSSFNPVEVFTKSSVSLEMTQAKERIHLGSSPEKGESSDVSYQEGLQLRSLHLSVQEQSVHHRDRRRSWRRASMNEINRRKSLPPFHQGITELSRSISVDLAESKRLGALLLSSFQFSVQKLEPFLRNTKGFSLESFRAKASSLSEELKHFADRLESDGTLQKCFEDSKEKASDLSLEKSVAEMKEYITKFSLESQTWDQLLLHYQKAVLPEAMSRESAETKITEVKVEPTTYLGSSQSEVLNTKPDYQKILQNQNKVFDHMELVMDELQGSVKQLQTFMDESTQCLQKVSAQLEKRSMQQLDTSPARKLLKLHLQKPSTTHCSGSCQ